Genomic segment of Macaca nemestrina isolate mMacNem1 chromosome 3, mMacNem.hap1, whole genome shotgun sequence:
TTTAACATATTAACGGAAGGTTCCAGCCTCTTGTGATTATGGAAACGTGAATGGTATGACGATATTCACACAAATCTTTGCAGTGTTCTGAATTATACttatgtatataagtatatataagcCTTCCTGAGCACAAACACTGCAGGCTCGTGGGATGGGAAAGAAAATGGCTTTTGGGAGAAGGATGAGGCCTGAGCCCTTTCACCCGCCCTGGAAGGATGTgcccgtgcctcagtttcccagatGGATTTGAGTTGCCCCAGCCTGCAGAGCTCTGCACGGAGGACAAAGACACATTCGAACAGCACAGTTTTTCAGAGTCAAATAATTAAATACACTTGAAAAAGTGACATCTATTTATAAAGTCCGGCCTATGGCAGTAGGATTCATGGTAACAGGGTCTCAGTATTTGAGTGACCAGCACATACATGGGGTAGCCTAGAGAATTCATTTAGTTAACGACACAGAATATGATCAGCTCTCTTCTGTTGGGGTTGAAGTCGATCGTGTAATTTGGCTGCTCATAGTGGGATCAAGTTAATGGAAActcttgggggtggggtgggggtaggggagtTTATTTCAGATCACCTGACATTAATACTGTCGATGCCTTCATCATCTTAATAGTTACGTCTTGGTCTCAGACATCGCCCGCTGTGAAGGCTCAGGGCACGCCCCTCAGACGTGGCTGTTGAGTGAGCAGATGGTGAGAGGGTCTGTGTTTGTCCCCTCATTTGGGAGGCAGGGGGAAAAGATTGGCCTGAGAGCCTCTTGGAAAGAAGCCGGCGGGAAGCTGTAGATGAGGGACTCATCCGTCCCGTTGTAGAATGCTATATGTCCAGACTCATAGTCCAGGAAGACACCAACCTTACACACAGGCTCTCTGACGTGCTGACCCTTCAGAGGGGACGAGACCCAGAGGCTGTAATCGTCTCCGATTTTTAAACCGATCAGTGAGAACAGGTCCCCGGGCGGCTTGGGGAGGTTCCCCTTTCGGCTCACCGAGTCCTTGCAGATGCCCACTTCCCACTCCGTCTTgtttcccacctccacctcccagtagTGTCTCCCACTGGTGAAGATCTGAGCGCCCAGCACGGTCGCAGACTGGTCAAATCTTTCCGGGTTGTCGGGTAGCTGCTGTCTGCTTCCCCCGTATTTCACACTCTTCAGATCCTCGGACAGCACGAGATAGGCATTGGCTGTGGCTGGGTCCAGCGTTATCTCTGCTgcaagaggaggaaggaagaaatttCCCTTGGGCATGCTTGAAAAACCTCTTACATATGTGAGATTTACATTGAATTCTTAGTATTTAGTCCTggttttttaaatctaatttagggccgagtgcagtggctcacgcctgtaatgctgcactttggaaggatgagcggggcagatcacaagatcgggagttcgagaccagcctggccaacatggtgaaaccctatctctactaaaaatacaaaacatacccaggcatggtagcgtgtgcctgtaatcccagctactcaggaggctgaggcatgagaattgcttgaacccaggaggtggaggctgcagtgagccaagattacatcactgcactccaacctgggtgacagagcaaaactcagcctcaaaaaaaaaaaaaaaaaaaagtatttggttTAGAACAAAATTTCTGAGTTCCTCTTTCACTGTTCCACAACACATATCATGAAGCTCcaaatggagagagagaagagccTCGTGGAGAAGGAGCTTTGATCTGCCTGGCGGGGGAGGAGAATCCCAGTGAGTGGCATGGACGTTGCTCTGTTTACAGGACATCTTTAGAGCTCTGAACTGTGTATCCACACAGGGATACCCTTGGTTGTTTGCATTCATATTAGCCATGGTAGGTTCTGGTTCTTCAATTTGGGTGGGAGAGAAAATAGCACTTACCTTTGGCTGAACTTCTAATGTGCCCaacattttctatatattatctcatttaatcactGCAAGCATTCTTTTCTATCGTTTTTACAAAACGGAAAACAGGTTCACGAAGGTTAGGAAACTTCACCAAGATTACACAGTCACTGAGTGTTCGAATCACAATCCCTAACCAGCTTTTTTCATTACGTCATGACAAGTGCAGCTTCCTGTGAGTTCAGTGCAGCACCCGGGGACCACCTGATGAAGCACACATACACTGTGAACCGACAGTCACATATggggcctccttttttttttttttttctgagacacagtttcactcttgttgctcaggtcggagtgcagtggtgcgattttgactcactgcaacctccacctcccagatttaagcgattctcctgcctcagcctcccaagtagctgggattacaagtgtccgccaccacgcccggctagttttttgtatttttagtagagatggggtttcatcatcctggccaggctggtctcaaactcccgacctcgggtgacccacccgcctcagcctcccaaagtgctggggttacaggcgtgggccactgtgcctggtcgaGGACTCCAACTTTCACTCACTGTCCAGACACGATCAGGTACCCaatcattcctttttttccttttttttttgagatggagattctctcttgttgcccaggctggagtgcagtggtgcaatcttggctcactgcaacctctgcctcctggattcaagtgattctcctgcctcggactcccgagtagctgggattacagacgcccaccatcacacaaacctaattttttttgtatttttagtagagacggggtttcgccatgttggccaggctggtctcgaactcctggcctcaagcgatccgccctccttggcctcccaaagtgctgggattacaagcgtgagccaccgcgcccggccccactcaTACCATTTCATGCTTTTATGTATATACCAGATCCCAACATAACTAATTATCTGTGTGATTAATGCCTGTCTCCTCAATTTCATTGAAAATTCtacaaaagcaaaggcaaaatcTGCCTTATTTATCATTGTAAGTAAGCGCACAGCCCAACAGCACAGTGCTGAGCCCATGGCAGGGGTTTTTTCAACACTCTGGAGTTCAAAGCTCATTAGACCTTCCTCTGAGGGTCAGATTGTCCCCAAGATAAAAGCTGAGAACTAATCCTGACCTCTCTGGGTGTTAGCCAGACTAAACATCTGGAGCATTCTACAAGGACAGTTCGTCGAATGCGCCCTCGCTGGAATTGTAGAATTTAAGTCAGCTTTTATCCTAACGGGAACAGAGCTAGAAACGCAGACACCCCTGCATGAGAGGGTGTGTCTGCATGTGCAAGGTGGGGATggaaacaacaatgacaaaaccaACAAAGAAAGGACCAggattggccgggcgtggtggctcaagcctgtaatcccagcactttgggaggccgaggcaggcggatcatgaggtcaggagatggagaccagcctggctaccatggtgaaaccccgtctctactaaaaatacaaaaaactagccgagcgaggtggcggcgcctgtagtcccagctactcgggaggccgaggcaggagaatggcgggaacccgggggcggagcttgcagtgagtggagatggggccaccgcactccagcctgggcgacaaagtgagactccatctcagaaaaaaaaaaaacaaaaagggaaggaCCGGACTTCTTACACAGAAAAAGAAGCCAGATAAAGCCTGAGTCAAGTCTCACTGCTTCTCTCTGCCCACGCTCAGAGACGGTCTGTGGCCCCAGCCCTCCCTGATGTTCCTTGCTGGCCCAGATTCCTTAACCAGGAGCCTAGTGTCAGACAGTGAATGACACTGGCAGAACGTCTGCTGAAGTTAATTCTACGAGTCCCGGAGGGGTAACACATCAGGCTGACTTACTGCTGAATTTTCTTAGCATTTCCTTCATTCCCGTGATGCGGCACAGACTCAGCTCTGTGGTGGTGGCCTCTGGACACTGAAGCAAGAGTGGCTCGCTCCTGCAAGACAGCAGACAAGTTCACTCCTCAGCACAGACCGCGTGACCTGCTCCAGCTGGAGAggccacctcatttctcccccaGCAACAGCGCAGACCTCCGCTCCCCACTCCAAACCGGCCATCAGCACCCCTTCCCCACAGCTTGCATAACTGAACACAGAATGAAAGCCTACCTTTCCAGGGCTCCTCTCACTTCCTAagggtaaaaagaaagaagttagcACTGTGCGCTCCGATCATAACACAGACGAAATTCATGTTGCATGCAGTCCTTGCACAGCTCACAGAATCTGCTTCCCATGAGGCACGCCACGAGTGGGAGCACACAGAGCAGAGAAAAGGGGAGTGCCGTGGTGAACGCAGGATGTTCCTCACAATGACTAGAGAATACTcggtccttttctttttctcatgtcATCACTTTGTCCAGGGAACCCGTTCCACAAACAAGCCAACTTGCTGGTCTCATTGACCATCCAGTGAGAGACAGAGATAACAAAGGAAAATGGGCTGGTGACAACTGAGGCTAACCAAGCCTGTGTCGGGTCGGGCTGGTGTGTTTGGAAGGCCCTCAATTAACTAGTAGCATTCTGTGGAACCAGTCTACAAACAGACCTGAAGCTGGGGTTGGATCACGTGGCTTATGTTTAAGAAAgtccatggccgggcgcggtggctcatgcctgtcatcccagcactttgggaggcccaggtgggtggatcacaaggtcaagagatcgagaccatcctggccaacattgtgaaaccccgtctctaccaaaaatacaaaaattagccgggcgtggtggcgcacgcctgtaatcccagtcactcaggaggctgaggcaggagactcgcttgaacccaggaggcatagggttcagtgagccaagactgcaccactgcactccagcctaggtgacagtgtgagactctgtctcagaaacaaacaaacaaaaaagaaggtcCTGAAGAATGCAGTAGCCTAGAAAGACAGTAGACCAAAGGAGGTGAGAAATAGGAGCCCCCTGCGCGGAAGAGTGGGGCTCTCCCATCTATTAACTATCAGGCGGGCAGATCGCCCGAGTACCACAGGTGTGAATAATTAAATCAGTGCTGCTGTTAACCCATCCTGTAGATGACAGTCATCTAGACCTAGAGTTCATATCATAATGGTACTTATCTTCATCAGGtctttgtgaagattaaatttaatctgcccagcacatagtaaatacacattaataaactagaaaaaaaattaacaaagctgAGGTTGCACAGAGGCAAGTACAGAAGAAATTGAAGCCACCGTCAGGCTTGTTTGGGATAAGCAttcctctggatttttttttttttttctctctctcttctataaGGCTTTATTGACATAACAGAATGTCAATTCTTCAGGAAAACTACTTTTGGACCAGAACTTAGTTTttaagatgaataaagaaaacattatttcctATGGCTTGAAGTGCTATGAGTTACTATAACTTTTCCCATGACTCTTGTGAATGTTACCCTCACCTCAAGAGATTCTAAAGCCGAGCTTTGACTGGAGGACTCCATCTGTCCGATCATTTTGCTCAGGCCTCTGATTTGCTGGGTCAATTTGATCTCgttgttcctcagtttcctcatgttctctctctcttcctgttctAGTAGCTGGAGTTGCAGCTGCTCCTCTTCCTTCAGGAACTGGTGCATTTTCATGTATTCTGACACAACAACCTGTTTGCAAGTCTTTGTTTCTTCCtgccaaaacacacacacacacacacacacgagataAAGTTAGTAAGAGAAATGCACCTATCTGTAGATGTTTAATCCTTACAAGTCCTagagattctttttctttcttttttttgagacagagtctcgctctgtcccccaggctgcagtgcagcggcacaatctcggttcactgcaagctccgcctcctgggttcccgccattctcctgcctcaggctcccaagcacctgggactacaggtgcccac
This window contains:
- the LOC105466533 gene encoding probable E3 ubiquitin-protein ligase TRIML1 isoform X1, which translates into the protein METETRRDGLEKMSTADLMENLREELTCFICLDYFSSPVTTECGHSFCLVCLLRSWEEHNTPLSCPECWRTLEGPHFQPNERLGRLASIARQLRSQVLQSEDEQSSYGRMPAAAKALSDDEQGGSVFAVQSHGVNRVHLSSEAEEHHREKLQEILNLLCIRRKEAQAVLTHEKERVKLCQEETKTCKQVVVSEYMKMHQFLKEEEQLQLQLLEQEERENMRKLRNNEIKLTQQIRGLSKMIGQMESSSQSSALESLEEVRGALERSEPLLLQCPEATTTELSLCRITGMKEMLRKFSTEITLDPATANAYLVLSEDLKSVKYGGSRQQLPDNPERFDQSATVLGAQIFTSGRHYWEVEVGNKTEWEVGICKDSVSRKGNLPKPPGDLFSLIGLKIGDDYSLWVSSPLKGQHVREPVCKVGVFLDYESGHIAFYNGTDESLIYSFPPASFQEALRPIFSPCLPNEGTNTDPLTICSLNSHV
- the LOC105466533 gene encoding probable E3 ubiquitin-protein ligase TRIML1 isoform X2 — translated: METETRRDGSPVTTECGHSFCLVCLLRSWEEHNTPLSCPECWRTLEGPHFQPNERLGRLASIARQLRSQVLQSEDEQSSYGRMPAAAKALSDDEQGGSVFAVQSHGVNRVHLSSEAEEHHREKLQEILNLLCIRRKEAQAVLTHEKERVKLCQEETKTCKQVVVSEYMKMHQFLKEEEQLQLQLLEQEERENMRKLRNNEIKLTQQIRGLSKMIGQMESSSQSSALESLEEVRGALERSEPLLLQCPEATTTELSLCRITGMKEMLRKFSTEITLDPATANAYLVLSEDLKSVKYGGSRQQLPDNPERFDQSATVLGAQIFTSGRHYWEVEVGNKTEWEVGICKDSVSRKGNLPKPPGDLFSLIGLKIGDDYSLWVSSPLKGQHVREPVCKVGVFLDYESGHIAFYNGTDESLIYSFPPASFQEALRPIFSPCLPNEGTNTDPLTICSLNSHV